In Hyphomicrobiales bacterium, a single window of DNA contains:
- a CDS encoding cyclic nucleotide-binding domain-containing protein: MMEVLSFGNAFGHLSYLLLALSYWLTSIYWLRLVAVIGLTLEIIYFSYTGGNLMVGITWSAVFIAINLFHLILLTRERLSLRLPEADAPLLRESLSGLSDFQIAKLLRAADWKDYMPGDVLTRQDAPVDALYFLCRGRANVEVSGKFVTYLEKGTFIGEIAYLTGNPASATVTIDDPSRVLAFSKMKMARVVASDEQISGIMYQLLGRDLAMKMRRTNTRRVLDDDDPTRL; this comes from the coding sequence ATGATGGAGGTCTTGTCATTCGGCAATGCATTCGGGCATCTGTCGTACCTGCTCCTCGCGCTCTCCTATTGGCTGACCAGCATCTATTGGCTGCGTCTCGTGGCGGTGATCGGCCTGACGCTGGAGATCATCTATTTCTCCTACACTGGCGGAAACCTGATGGTGGGCATCACCTGGAGCGCGGTGTTCATTGCCATCAACCTCTTCCATCTCATCCTGCTCACCCGGGAACGGCTCAGCCTGCGCCTGCCCGAGGCCGATGCACCGTTGCTGCGCGAATCCCTCTCGGGCCTCAGTGATTTCCAGATCGCCAAACTGCTCCGCGCCGCCGACTGGAAGGACTACATGCCAGGCGATGTGCTGACCCGGCAGGATGCGCCAGTCGATGCGCTTTATTTTCTCTGCCGTGGCCGTGCCAATGTGGAAGTGAGTGGCAAGTTCGTCACCTATCTGGAAAAGGGTACCTTCATCGGCGAGATTGCCTATCTCACAGGCAACCCGGCTTCCGCGACCGTCACCATCGACGATCCCAGCCGCGTTCTCGCGTTCTCGAAGATGAAGATGGCGCGCGTCGTCGCCTCCGACGAACAGATCTCCGGCATCATGTACCAGTTGCTTGGCCGCGACCTTGCCATGAAGATGCGCCGCACCAACACGCGCCGCGTTCTCGATGATGATGATCCGACCCGTCTCTGA
- a CDS encoding aminotransferase class III-fold pyridoxal phosphate-dependent enzyme, protein MMNRVDDALAEAVARFVSKRPKTAAMHERAKAVMPGGNTRTVLFSQPFPIRIEKAEGSRLSDIDGHSYIDYVGEYSAGIYGHSHPKLVAAVQDALAMGLNIGAQHVREVAFAEAVADRFALERLRFTNSGTEANMMALAAARAFTARPAIMPMFGGYHGGTLYFTSGPSAVNAPFECVMGHYNKVEETRALIAAHSERLAAVILEPMLGGGGCIPATAEFLSMLRSECTARGIVLIFDEVMTSRLHPGGLAAKTGIRPDLVTLGKYIGGGMSFGCFGGRADIMALFDPTSARPLPHAGTFNNNTLTMTAGRVGLTEVYTREACVAHNSRGEALKARLNDMFMRYQAPMQVTGVGSLLTLHPLGGAISSAEDAAKADIRLKRLAYFHLLDHGIYVAERGFMALALTLSDADFDALETALAGFIERYRGLLN, encoded by the coding sequence ATGATGAACCGCGTGGATGATGCATTGGCCGAGGCCGTGGCCCGGTTTGTTTCGAAGCGGCCGAAGACGGCGGCGATGCACGAGCGGGCCAAGGCGGTGATGCCCGGCGGCAACACGCGGACCGTGCTGTTCTCGCAACCCTTTCCCATCCGCATCGAGAAGGCGGAAGGCTCGCGCCTCAGCGACATCGACGGGCATTCCTACATCGACTACGTCGGGGAATATTCCGCCGGCATCTACGGGCACTCCCATCCGAAACTGGTGGCGGCGGTGCAGGATGCGCTGGCCATGGGCCTCAATATCGGCGCGCAGCATGTGCGCGAGGTGGCCTTCGCGGAGGCCGTGGCGGATCGTTTTGCGCTGGAGCGTTTGCGTTTCACCAATTCCGGCACGGAAGCCAACATGATGGCGCTCGCGGCGGCGCGCGCCTTCACGGCGCGTCCGGCGATCATGCCCATGTTCGGCGGCTACCATGGTGGCACGCTCTATTTCACTTCGGGTCCCTCGGCGGTGAATGCGCCGTTCGAGTGCGTGATGGGTCACTACAACAAGGTGGAAGAAACCCGCGCGCTGATCGCCGCGCATAGCGAAAGACTTGCCGCCGTGATCCTTGAACCCATGCTGGGCGGCGGTGGCTGCATTCCGGCGACTGCGGAATTTCTCTCCATGTTGCGCAGCGAATGCACGGCGCGCGGCATCGTGCTCATTTTCGACGAGGTGATGACATCGAGGCTTCATCCCGGCGGGCTTGCGGCGAAGACCGGCATCAGGCCGGACCTGGTGACGCTCGGCAAATATATCGGCGGCGGCATGAGTTTCGGCTGCTTCGGTGGGCGAGCCGACATCATGGCGCTGTTCGACCCAACGAGTGCAAGGCCGTTGCCCCATGCGGGGACGTTCAACAACAACACCCTGACCATGACGGCGGGGCGCGTGGGCCTGACAGAGGTTTATACCCGCGAGGCCTGCGTCGCTCACAACTCACGGGGCGAAGCGTTGAAGGCGCGGCTCAACGACATGTTCATGCGTTACCAGGCGCCCATGCAGGTGACAGGGGTGGGATCGCTGCTCACGCTCCATCCGCTCGGCGGCGCGATCAGCAGCGCCGAGGATGCGGCGAAGGCGGACATCCGCCTCAAGCGCCTGGCCTATTTCCATTTGCTCGACCACGGCATCTACGTGGCCGAACGTGGTTTCATGGCGCTGGCCCTGACGCTGTCGGACGCGGATTTCGATGCGCTTGAAACGGCGCTGGCAGGTTTTATCGAGCGCTATCGCGGGCTGCTCAACTGA